A single genomic interval of Bacteroidetes Order II. bacterium harbors:
- a CDS encoding NUDIX pyrophosphatase: MTQNLVRVVDVYPYRLTADGFRFLLLRRAAGTLYTGQWRMVGGKIQQDETAWQAALRELIEETSHPPRIFWALPSVNTFYSWTMDAVLLTPAFAAELEGDPILNHEHDHFGWFTAEEALRLLVWEEQKRLLALTNWYLQTGVILPDWMIPHR, encoded by the coding sequence ATGACCCAAAATCTGGTTCGGGTAGTGGATGTCTATCCCTATCGCCTAACGGCAGATGGATTTCGCTTTTTGCTGCTTCGTAGGGCAGCGGGAACCCTCTATACAGGCCAATGGCGTATGGTGGGCGGAAAAATTCAGCAGGATGAAACGGCATGGCAGGCGGCGCTTCGGGAGTTGATAGAGGAAACGAGCCATCCGCCCCGGATTTTTTGGGCCTTGCCCTCGGTGAATACTTTTTATAGTTGGACCATGGACGCCGTATTGCTGACCCCAGCCTTTGCTGCGGAATTGGAAGGCGACCCTATCCTAAACCATGAACACGACCATTTTGGCTGGTTTACCGCCGAAGAAGCCCTACGGTTGCTGGTGTGGGAAGAACAAAAAAGACTTCTTGCCCTTACAAATTGGTACTTACAAACAGGGGTAATCTTGCCAGACTGGATGATCCCACATAGGTGA
- a CDS encoding TIGR02206 family membrane protein — protein sequence MPTQPPPPFVWYGPYHLIALGLTFLFLLIMGLVARYYRTPTQQQNMARFLTMAFIGFYGWITTLEVQGGFWSLAEGLPFHLCDISAITLSYAALTRKFWAFEAGYYWGLGGGLAGLLLPELPYEDIYAAPFFFWHALLVATPLYLVLAYDMRPTFRGIFRTLGITAVLAIPIGVAVWLIPNANYMFLGHAPIAAEALGMPIWPYYIPYIGLLGLILFAVLYAPFWVLMRRQLK from the coding sequence ATGCCTACCCAACCTCCTCCTCCTTTTGTCTGGTATGGCCCATATCACCTGATTGCCCTTGGCCTTACTTTCCTGTTTTTATTGATTATGGGCCTTGTTGCAAGGTATTACCGAACACCCACGCAACAACAAAATATGGCCCGTTTTTTGACAATGGCCTTCATCGGGTTTTATGGCTGGATTACCACTTTGGAGGTACAAGGCGGGTTTTGGTCGCTTGCCGAGGGGCTACCCTTCCACCTTTGCGACATCTCGGCGATAACCCTTTCCTATGCCGCCCTTACCCGCAAGTTCTGGGCGTTCGAGGCGGGGTACTATTGGGGATTGGGCGGTGGGCTTGCTGGACTTCTTCTGCCGGAGTTGCCCTACGAGGACATTTATGCCGCGCCGTTTTTCTTTTGGCATGCCCTTTTGGTGGCCACTCCTTTATATTTGGTATTGGCCTATGACATGCGCCCCACCTTTCGCGGCATCTTTCGGACATTGGGCATTACAGCCGTCTTGGCGATTCCCATTGGCGTGGCCGTTTGGCTTATCCCCAACGCCAACTACATGTTTCTCGGCCATGCCCCCATTGCGGCAGAGGCTCTTGGGATGCCCATTTGGCCCTATTATATTCCGTATATCGGGTTGTTGGGGCTGATTTTATTTGCGGTTTTGTATGCTCCCTTTTGGGTATTGATGCGGCGCCAACTTAAATGA